The following are encoded in a window of Shewanella psychrotolerans genomic DNA:
- the gspG gene encoding type II secretion system major pseudopilin GspG, translating into MQARNKQKGFTLLEVMVVIVILGILASMVVPNLMGNKDKADIQKAVSDIVALENAMDMYRLDNSIYPTTEQGLEALVQKPTISPEPRNYREDGYVKRLPQDPWRNNYLLLSPGEQGKIDIFSAGPDGQPGTEDDIGSWNLKDFQ; encoded by the coding sequence ATGCAAGCAAGAAACAAGCAAAAAGGTTTTACCCTATTAGAAGTTATGGTGGTTATCGTTATTTTAGGGATCCTTGCTTCTATGGTTGTACCTAATTTGATGGGCAACAAAGATAAGGCCGATATACAGAAAGCGGTATCCGATATTGTTGCCTTAGAAAACGCAATGGACATGTATCGCTTAGATAACAGCATTTACCCAACAACGGAGCAAGGGTTAGAGGCGTTAGTGCAAAAACCAACTATTTCACCTGAGCCGCGTAACTACCGTGAAGACGGCTATGTGAAGCGTCTTCCTCAAGATCCTTGGAGAAATAACTACCTGCTTTTAAGCCCTGGTGAGCAAGGTAAAATTGATATTTTTAGTGCTGGCCCTGACGGTCAACCAGGTACCGAAGATGATATCGGTAGCTGGAACCTTAAAGACTTTCAATAA
- the gspK gene encoding type II secretion system minor pseudopilin GspK — MANFPHKQRGVALIVVLLIVAMIAIIATNINSRNQISVRRTINLAQYDQAYWYALSAEELAKKVLKQDLEDADEGKIHRQQYWAQTDVVFPAELGELGGNISDMQACFNVNALSMETKEVENGQPKLSLPATQFKGLLVALGMDDFSAERLTHTLKDYIDEDTVASPYGAEDADYESRTVPYRAANTLMSHRSELRAVLGFSQDIYLKLAPYVCAIPGNDRQVLNVNTIEVEHAALLAGMFDNKISVGEAESIINQRPGDGYDTIEDFWANGSISGLRTEQNLASSFSLKSQYFLLEAGAKVDSATFRLESVLRVAGKSKLEVLTRQYGGQK; from the coding sequence ATGGCTAATTTTCCTCATAAACAGCGCGGGGTCGCGTTGATTGTTGTTTTGTTGATTGTGGCGATGATCGCGATTATTGCTACCAATATTAACAGCCGTAATCAGATTTCTGTGCGTAGGACCATTAACTTGGCACAGTATGATCAAGCCTATTGGTATGCGCTCTCTGCAGAAGAATTAGCCAAGAAAGTGCTTAAGCAAGATTTAGAAGATGCCGATGAGGGCAAGATCCACAGACAGCAGTATTGGGCGCAAACCGATGTGGTATTTCCTGCAGAGCTTGGTGAGCTCGGTGGCAACATTAGTGATATGCAAGCCTGTTTTAATGTCAATGCGTTGTCGATGGAGACTAAAGAGGTTGAAAATGGTCAACCTAAATTGTCACTGCCAGCGACACAGTTTAAAGGTTTGTTAGTGGCATTGGGGATGGATGATTTTTCTGCAGAAAGACTGACACATACCCTAAAAGACTACATCGATGAAGATACGGTAGCGAGTCCATACGGAGCCGAAGATGCCGACTACGAGTCGAGAACCGTGCCGTATCGAGCGGCAAACACCTTGATGAGTCATCGCAGTGAATTGCGAGCGGTGCTTGGGTTTAGTCAGGATATTTACCTAAAGTTGGCGCCTTATGTATGTGCGATACCGGGCAATGATCGGCAGGTATTGAACGTTAACACCATAGAGGTTGAGCATGCCGCTTTGTTGGCGGGAATGTTTGATAACAAGATTAGCGTTGGCGAAGCGGAAAGTATTATTAATCAGCGTCCGGGTGATGGTTATGACACCATTGAGGATTTTTGGGCTAATGGTTCAATTTCCGGGCTGCGAACTGAACAAAACTTAGCGTCGAGTTTTAGCCTCAAGAGTCAGTATTTTTTATTAGAAGCTGGCGCTAAAGTGGATAGTGCAACCTTTCGTTTAGAAAGCGTGCTGCGAGTTGCAGGCAAGAGCAAGTTAGAAGTATTGACGCGTCAATATGGCGGGCAGAAATAA
- the gspL gene encoding type II secretion system protein GspL, producing MSERLFIRLGKSIEQNCSWLVWSEQEQEIIASGELADASALSTLAERAGNRPVDILVPASAITLTSVQLPEKGQRQALKALPFMLEENLAENVDALHFVTGPREGESLSVAVVAHEQMQNWLSWLSDAGIKAKQIVPDCLALPLQECQWAAMKFGQDYLLRTGSGAGVCLDANWFAAALPKLATQNQDGPITLASYSELDIEGVEQQQQPLDLPMLVLAKGILNAPLNLLSGVYTPKREYGKHLMLWRNSAIVILVALVLALVNKGLNIHEMNTERAQLQAQSEQIFKQVVGSSRVVNVRSQMESKLRSLQGSGGGTAFFTMLDKLAGAFTKVPDLKPTSLRFDSGRNELRMQITAKSYAQIEQFKELITKQFVVDSGAMNSSEDEVTSTLTLRSK from the coding sequence TTGAGTGAACGATTATTTATCCGTTTAGGAAAAAGCATAGAGCAAAACTGCTCATGGCTTGTTTGGTCTGAGCAGGAGCAAGAGATCATCGCGTCGGGCGAATTGGCTGATGCGAGTGCTTTGTCGACTCTGGCAGAGCGTGCGGGTAACCGTCCGGTCGATATCTTGGTGCCTGCGTCAGCGATCACCCTAACGTCGGTGCAGCTGCCTGAAAAAGGACAGCGTCAAGCGTTGAAGGCCTTGCCCTTTATGCTTGAAGAAAATCTGGCAGAGAATGTCGATGCGCTGCATTTCGTTACAGGTCCAAGAGAAGGTGAGTCGTTGAGCGTGGCCGTTGTTGCTCATGAACAGATGCAAAACTGGTTATCGTGGTTAAGCGATGCAGGCATTAAAGCCAAGCAAATCGTTCCCGACTGTTTAGCCTTACCGCTGCAAGAGTGCCAGTGGGCGGCGATGAAATTTGGTCAAGATTATCTGCTCCGCACGGGTAGTGGCGCTGGCGTGTGTCTCGATGCAAATTGGTTTGCTGCGGCGCTACCTAAATTAGCAACACAAAACCAAGATGGCCCTATTACATTGGCCAGCTACAGTGAACTGGATATTGAAGGTGTAGAGCAACAACAGCAGCCACTAGATCTGCCGATGTTAGTGTTAGCCAAGGGTATTTTGAACGCGCCACTTAACTTATTATCTGGCGTTTACACGCCTAAGCGCGAGTACGGTAAGCACCTCATGTTATGGCGTAATAGTGCCATAGTGATCTTAGTTGCCTTAGTGTTGGCTTTAGTTAATAAAGGATTAAATATCCATGAGATGAATACAGAGCGCGCACAGCTACAGGCGCAAAGCGAGCAGATTTTTAAGCAGGTTGTAGGCAGTTCGCGTGTGGTTAATGTGCGTTCTCAAATGGAGAGTAAGCTACGCAGTTTACAAGGATCTGGTGGCGGCACCGCATTCTTTACCATGTTAGATAAACTCGCAGGCGCTTTTACTAAGGTGCCCGATTTAAAGCCGACAAGCCTGCGTTTTGACAGTGGTCGCAATGAGTTACGTATGCAAATAACCGCCAAGAGCTATGCCCAAATAGAGCAGTTTAAAGAGCTTATCACCAAACAGTTTGTGGTCGATTCAGGTGCAATGAATAGTAGCGAAGATGAAGTGACCAGTACCTTAACCCTGAGGAGCAAGTAA
- the ftsY gene encoding signal recognition particle-docking protein FtsY, whose amino-acid sequence MAKKGFFSWFRKDKSKEEVAAPEVEVTSAVEQTEQAEAARIEAERLAAEQAELERVNALKVAEEARLAAEQAEAERIEAERLAAEQAEQERVKALKAAEEARLAAEQAEAERIEAERLAAEQAEQERVKALKVAEEARLAAEQAEAERIEAERIEAERLAAEQAEQERVNALKFAEEARLAAEEVEAERLAAEQAEADRLSSEQVVVVEAAEDAVEVQPEARLEAQAEAQPEPQQKPSKEGFFARLKRGLKRTSENIGSGFVGLFKGKKIDEDLFEELEEQLLIADVGVETTTRLIKSLTEQASRKQLKDGEALYDLMREEMQKTLDPVSVPLVPENADGPFVILMVGVNGVGKTTTIGKLAKQYQKQGKSVMLAAGDTFRAAAVEQLQVWGQRNDIPVVAQHTGADSASVLFDALQAARARKIDVLIADTAGRLQNKAHLMDELKKVVRVMKKLDESAPHEVMLTLDASTGQNAISQAQLFKEAVGVTGITISKLDGTAKGGVIFAIADKFGIPIRHIGVGEQIDDLRPFDAKDFVDALFSQEGEQE is encoded by the coding sequence ATGGCAAAGAAAGGTTTTTTTTCCTGGTTCCGTAAAGACAAATCGAAAGAGGAAGTCGCGGCTCCAGAAGTAGAAGTAACATCTGCAGTAGAACAAACAGAGCAAGCGGAAGCTGCTCGTATCGAAGCTGAACGTTTAGCAGCCGAGCAAGCCGAACTGGAACGTGTTAACGCACTTAAGGTGGCTGAAGAGGCCCGCTTAGCCGCAGAACAAGCAGAAGCTGAACGTATCGAAGCTGAACGTTTAGCAGCCGAGCAAGCTGAGCAAGAACGTGTTAAGGCACTTAAGGCAGCAGAAGAGGCACGCTTAGCCGCAGAACAAGCAGAAGCTGAACGTATCGAAGCTGAACGTTTAGCAGCCGAGCAAGCTGAGCAAGAACGTGTTAAGGCACTTAAGGTAGCAGAAGAGGCCCGCTTAGCCGCAGAACAAGCAGAAGCTGAACGTATCGAAGCTGAACGTATCGAAGCTGAACGTTTAGCGGCCGAGCAAGCTGAGCAAGAACGTGTTAACGCACTTAAGTTTGCAGAAGAGGCACGCTTAGCTGCTGAGGAAGTAGAGGCTGAACGTCTGGCTGCAGAACAAGCAGAAGCTGATCGTTTATCGTCTGAGCAAGTTGTGGTTGTGGAAGCTGCAGAAGACGCTGTCGAAGTGCAGCCTGAAGCTCGGTTAGAAGCTCAAGCAGAAGCGCAGCCCGAACCTCAGCAGAAACCGAGTAAGGAGGGTTTCTTTGCTCGCCTTAAACGTGGCCTTAAGCGCACCAGTGAAAATATAGGTAGTGGTTTTGTCGGTCTGTTTAAAGGTAAAAAGATCGATGAAGATCTGTTTGAAGAACTCGAAGAGCAGCTATTAATTGCCGATGTGGGCGTTGAAACAACCACACGTTTAATTAAAAGTCTGACAGAGCAAGCAAGTCGCAAGCAGCTTAAAGATGGCGAAGCACTCTATGATCTTATGCGTGAAGAGATGCAGAAGACGCTAGATCCTGTGAGTGTACCGTTAGTGCCAGAAAATGCCGATGGGCCTTTCGTTATTTTAATGGTGGGCGTCAACGGTGTAGGTAAAACGACCACCATAGGTAAACTGGCAAAACAGTATCAAAAACAAGGCAAGTCTGTCATGTTAGCGGCTGGTGATACCTTCCGCGCTGCAGCGGTAGAGCAGCTACAAGTATGGGGACAACGCAATGATATCCCAGTTGTTGCGCAGCATACCGGTGCTGATAGTGCGTCGGTGTTGTTTGATGCGTTGCAAGCGGCTCGTGCTCGTAAAATCGATGTGCTGATTGCCGATACCGCGGGTCGATTACAGAATAAAGCTCATTTAATGGATGAGCTCAAAAAAGTGGTTCGGGTAATGAAAAAGCTTGACGAGTCGGCGCCTCATGAGGTGATGTTAACCCTAGATGCGAGCACTGGACAGAATGCGATCAGCCAAGCGCAGCTATTTAAAGAAGCGGTTGGTGTCACAGGGATCACCATCAGTAAGCTAGACGGCACAGCAAAAGGGGGGGTTATTTTCGCTATTGCTGATAAGTTTGGTATTCCTATTCGTCATATTGGTGTTGGTGAGCAGATAGATGATCTACGACCATTCGATGCCAAAGATTTTGTCGATGCATTATTTAGTCAAGAAGGTGAACAAGAGTAA
- the gspF gene encoding type II secretion system inner membrane protein GspF, whose protein sequence is MPAYEYKALDAKGKQQKGVVEADTARHARGQLREQRLMPLEITAVVEKESKTKSGGFSFKRGISVAELALITRQIATLVAAGLPIEEALKAVGQQCEKDRLASMVMAVRSRVVEGYSLADSMAEFPHIFDDLYRAMVASGEKSGHLEVVLNRLADYTERRQQLKSKMTQAMIYPIVLTVVAISVIAILLAAVVPQVVGQFEHMGQELPWTTQLLIASSDFIRDYGLLVLVAIVVAMVGAKQLLRNAANRMRFDSALLKMPVIGRVSKGLNTARFARTLSILTASSVPLLDAMRIASEVLMNVRVRAAVEEATARVREGTSLGAALANTKLFPPMMLYMITSGEKSGQLEQMLERAADNQDREFESNVNIALGVFEPLLVVSMAAVVLFIVLAILQPILELNNMISG, encoded by the coding sequence ATGCCCGCATATGAGTACAAGGCGCTTGATGCCAAAGGAAAACAGCAAAAGGGTGTCGTTGAAGCCGATACGGCGCGTCATGCTCGTGGACAGCTGCGCGAACAGCGCTTAATGCCACTTGAAATTACCGCGGTTGTAGAGAAAGAATCGAAAACCAAGAGCGGTGGTTTTAGTTTTAAGCGCGGGATCTCTGTCGCCGAATTGGCATTAATTACTCGTCAGATAGCTACCTTAGTCGCGGCAGGTTTGCCGATAGAAGAGGCACTAAAAGCGGTTGGCCAGCAATGTGAAAAGGATCGTCTTGCCAGCATGGTGATGGCGGTGCGCTCACGGGTGGTCGAAGGTTATAGCCTTGCCGATTCAATGGCTGAGTTCCCCCATATTTTTGATGATCTTTATCGCGCCATGGTGGCATCGGGTGAAAAGTCGGGTCATCTTGAAGTGGTGCTTAACCGTCTCGCCGATTATACCGAACGTCGTCAGCAGCTTAAAAGCAAGATGACCCAAGCGATGATTTATCCAATCGTGCTTACTGTTGTGGCGATTAGCGTTATCGCGATATTGCTCGCTGCTGTAGTGCCACAAGTGGTCGGTCAATTTGAGCATATGGGGCAAGAATTGCCATGGACGACCCAACTCTTGATCGCTTCATCTGACTTTATTCGAGATTATGGTTTGCTGGTGTTGGTGGCGATAGTTGTTGCTATGGTGGGTGCTAAGCAGTTACTTCGAAACGCTGCGAATCGAATGCGCTTCGATAGTGCATTGTTAAAAATGCCGGTGATTGGTCGTGTCAGCAAAGGTCTTAACACTGCCCGTTTTGCTCGTACATTAAGTATCTTAACCGCCAGCTCAGTGCCTTTGCTTGATGCGATGCGCATTGCCAGCGAAGTGTTAATGAACGTTCGAGTAAGAGCCGCTGTCGAAGAGGCGACGGCAAGGGTGCGAGAAGGGACAAGCTTAGGCGCGGCATTGGCCAACACAAAACTTTTTCCACCTATGATGCTCTATATGATCACCTCAGGTGAAAAAAGTGGTCAACTCGAGCAGATGCTTGAGCGTGCCGCAGACAACCAAGATCGTGAGTTCGAGTCAAATGTGAATATCGCGCTTGGGGTGTTTGAACCTTTGTTGGTGGTGAGTATGGCCGCGGTAGTGTTGTTTATCGTGTTGGCGATCTTACAACCCATTTTAGAACTTAATAACATGATTAGTGGATGA
- the rsmD gene encoding 16S rRNA (guanine(966)-N(2))-methyltransferase RsmD, protein MAKNRPASGQVRIIAGQWRSRRLPIHDLEGLRPTTDRVRETLFNWLSGDLVGARVLDCFGGSGALALEALSRYAKYAKVFELQASAAKQLQQNLITLKCETADVIQGNSLSLLAQAPDEGFDVVFIDPPFRKNLAEQSITLLSENRWLNENAQIYVETESELSQLTVPADWVPLKEKKAGQVIYRLYQYQP, encoded by the coding sequence ATGGCTAAGAATCGCCCCGCTAGCGGACAAGTAAGAATTATTGCAGGACAATGGCGCTCTAGACGCTTGCCTATTCACGATCTTGAAGGTCTACGTCCAACCACTGATAGAGTCAGAGAAACACTGTTTAACTGGCTTTCTGGCGATCTTGTCGGTGCTCGAGTCCTCGATTGTTTTGGTGGTAGTGGCGCGTTGGCGCTCGAAGCCCTTTCTCGATACGCGAAATACGCGAAGGTATTTGAACTGCAAGCGAGTGCCGCTAAGCAGCTACAGCAGAATCTAATCACTCTTAAATGTGAAACGGCCGACGTGATCCAAGGCAATAGCTTATCGTTGCTTGCACAAGCTCCCGATGAAGGATTCGATGTTGTATTTATCGACCCGCCTTTTCGCAAAAATCTGGCAGAGCAAAGTATCACTCTACTTAGCGAAAACCGTTGGCTAAACGAGAATGCACAGATCTACGTTGAAACCGAAAGCGAGTTAAGTCAACTCACTGTTCCAGCCGATTGGGTGCCGTTAAAAGAGAAAAAAGCCGGCCAAGTAATCTATCGCCTATACCAATACCAACCTTGA
- the gspI gene encoding type II secretion system minor pseudopilin GspI — protein MNHNQRGMTLLEVIVALAVFAIAAVSITKSLGEQMANMPILEERTLAQWVASNQMVDARLEGKFPNLGKKEGRVDLADKEWFWRKEVVKTTDDNFRMIRISVSDDERYKRIITQISSYVFKDE, from the coding sequence TTGAATCATAACCAGCGTGGTATGACTCTGTTAGAAGTGATTGTGGCCTTGGCTGTATTCGCCATTGCCGCGGTCTCTATCACCAAAAGTCTTGGTGAACAGATGGCAAACATGCCGATTTTAGAGGAGAGGACGCTGGCGCAGTGGGTTGCAAGTAATCAGATGGTTGATGCCAGATTAGAGGGTAAATTCCCTAATTTAGGCAAGAAAGAGGGGCGCGTCGATTTAGCCGATAAAGAGTGGTTTTGGCGCAAGGAAGTTGTGAAAACCACAGATGACAATTTTCGAATGATACGTATTAGTGTCAGTGATGATGAGCGATACAAGCGCATCATCACTCAGATCAGCAGTTATGTGTTCAAAGATGAATAG
- a CDS encoding type II secretion system protein N, which translates to MSLVKKIIIGVAVYLVFLIALFPASVAVKLAPLPNNIAISGVSGTIWSGSADLVKVQKRQLESIQWQLSPWGLFLGKANLDFVIGNRASAVNGKGFVSLSMSGINAKEFRFDAPSDFLIGNTRLPFRAEVKGNFSLIVQQLDQGQPWCEQLTGKLFAQQLQVNNQFGQYPLGDVSVALSCVDGNIKIATDETMNQLGLTGNALVKADKLLQVTAKIKETDAQPNDLKQALTFLGKKDSQGFYPISYQGRIPGL; encoded by the coding sequence GTGAGTTTAGTTAAAAAAATTATTATTGGTGTCGCTGTTTACTTGGTTTTTCTGATCGCGCTATTTCCTGCGAGCGTTGCAGTTAAATTAGCCCCGCTACCCAACAATATTGCCATAAGTGGTGTTTCCGGCACTATCTGGTCAGGCAGTGCAGATTTGGTCAAAGTACAGAAGCGTCAATTGGAGTCGATTCAGTGGCAGCTTAGTCCTTGGGGTTTATTTCTAGGCAAGGCCAACCTTGACTTCGTTATTGGTAATCGCGCCAGTGCCGTTAATGGTAAAGGTTTTGTGTCACTATCTATGTCGGGTATTAATGCCAAAGAGTTTAGATTTGATGCCCCAAGTGACTTTTTAATTGGCAATACTCGTCTTCCTTTTCGCGCTGAGGTAAAAGGTAACTTTAGTCTGATTGTACAGCAGCTAGATCAAGGTCAGCCTTGGTGTGAGCAACTTACTGGCAAGTTGTTTGCTCAGCAGTTGCAAGTGAATAACCAGTTTGGTCAATATCCCTTAGGTGATGTTAGTGTCGCGCTGAGTTGTGTTGATGGCAACATTAAGATCGCAACCGATGAAACTATGAATCAATTAGGCTTAACCGGTAATGCCTTAGTGAAAGCCGATAAGCTGTTACAGGTAACTGCTAAGATAAAAGAAACTGATGCACAGCCCAATGACCTAAAGCAGGCCCTGACTTTTTTGGGTAAAAAAGATAGCCAAGGCTTCTATCCTATTAGTTATCAAGGGCGCATTCCCGGTCTATAG
- the gspH gene encoding type II secretion system minor pseudopilin GspH, producing MRVSRQTGFTLMEVLLVVLIMGLAASAVTFTTGGADKQQALERVARQFMASTELVLDETVLSGHFIGIVIEKDSYKFVFYDEGKWKPLQQDRLLAERQMEYGVQMHLVLDGLPLSQDDEEQDSWFDEPLIEPSADDKKKFPEPQVMLFPSGEMSSFELTFVGKDEQGNEIEALVVGDALGRLTLGREEEFNELPR from the coding sequence ATGAGAGTGTCACGCCAGACAGGGTTTACCCTGATGGAAGTGCTGTTAGTTGTACTGATCATGGGGTTGGCAGCTTCGGCTGTTACTTTTACCACTGGCGGTGCGGATAAACAGCAGGCACTCGAGCGCGTGGCTAGGCAGTTTATGGCGTCGACCGAGCTAGTGCTCGATGAAACGGTGCTTAGCGGCCACTTCATCGGTATTGTGATTGAAAAAGACAGCTATAAATTCGTGTTTTATGACGAAGGTAAATGGAAGCCACTGCAACAAGATAGATTGCTTGCCGAGCGGCAGATGGAGTACGGGGTTCAGATGCACTTAGTGCTCGATGGTTTACCTTTGTCTCAAGATGATGAAGAGCAAGATTCATGGTTCGATGAGCCGCTCATAGAGCCATCGGCTGATGATAAGAAAAAGTTTCCTGAGCCTCAGGTGATGCTGTTTCCCAGTGGCGAGATGAGTTCGTTTGAGCTGACCTTTGTTGGTAAAGATGAACAGGGTAACGAGATTGAAGCCTTAGTGGTGGGTGATGCCTTAGGTCGGCTGACTCTGGGGCGAGAGGAGGAGTTTAATGAACTACCTCGTTAA
- a CDS encoding DUF1145 domain-containing protein: MKMMILAGKAITLFAWGVMLYNLFIPVDGNIGTLLTILLVITLVMHCFQVLIFHMLFKSLMTIQKSHYLAVLLFGVFSLLDYRQRVLLTNK, translated from the coding sequence ATGAAAATGATGATCCTAGCGGGTAAAGCCATCACGCTGTTTGCGTGGGGAGTCATGCTCTACAACTTATTTATCCCCGTTGATGGAAATATCGGCACACTATTAACCATACTTCTAGTGATAACCCTAGTCATGCACTGTTTTCAAGTGCTTATATTTCACATGCTATTTAAATCACTCATGACGATACAGAAATCGCACTATTTGGCGGTACTACTCTTTGGTGTGTTTAGCTTATTGGACTATCGTCAACGCGTGTTGTTAACAAACAAATAG
- a CDS encoding type II secretion system protein M: MDNIKTWWNGLILREQQLVGACAVVLVIGIFYWGIWTPISDAESDALQSLTAQKSTLSYVKQTANKIAGLKQSGVQKGFSGSLSTAVTQSAKGYGLEITRMQPQGNKIQVWMDEVPFDSLLGYLSDLVQQKGLSLDNIDLAQSDTPGFVKVRRIQLSQ; encoded by the coding sequence ATGGATAACATTAAGACTTGGTGGAATGGGTTAATTTTACGTGAGCAGCAGCTTGTCGGTGCCTGTGCAGTTGTACTTGTCATTGGTATTTTCTATTGGGGAATTTGGACGCCAATAAGCGATGCTGAGAGTGATGCTCTACAATCGCTAACAGCCCAAAAAAGTACCTTAAGCTATGTAAAACAAACGGCGAATAAAATTGCTGGTCTTAAACAGTCTGGTGTTCAAAAAGGGTTTTCTGGCAGCTTGAGTACCGCGGTGACTCAGAGTGCAAAAGGCTATGGTCTAGAGATCACTCGGATGCAGCCGCAAGGCAATAAAATTCAAGTTTGGATGGATGAAGTGCCTTTTGACTCTCTTTTAGGTTATTTGAGTGATCTTGTGCAGCAAAAGGGCTTATCGCTGGATAATATCGATTTGGCTCAATCGGATACTCCAGGTTTTGTCAAAGTCCGTCGTATACAGTTGTCGCAGTAA
- the gspJ gene encoding type II secretion system minor pseudopilin GspJ, with product MCSKMNRSARGFTLLEMLVAIAIFAMLGLAANSVLHTVMKNDVATEEFAVKLKSLQQGFGALERDFGQMVARTPRMLEGGRGSTVLQTGSDLFDSESEAIVFYRIGWLNPDGILPRGSVQSVAYVVQNNNLERWYFPYPEPEFGAEPIKTIVIRNVLSVEYSFFVEDKWQRKVEATTLPKGIAMEVEVEGLGKIQRKFLLPVGAIATKSSDDNNDSNSDNNNSGSNNSGGNSGGNNTGGENNNRDDNGRKIDNNG from the coding sequence ATGTGTTCAAAGATGAATAGGTCAGCTAGGGGTTTTACCCTGTTGGAGATGTTGGTGGCTATCGCCATCTTTGCCATGCTGGGGTTAGCAGCTAACTCGGTATTGCATACGGTCATGAAAAACGATGTCGCTACCGAGGAGTTTGCGGTCAAACTAAAATCCCTGCAGCAGGGCTTTGGTGCATTGGAGCGAGATTTCGGCCAGATGGTGGCTCGCACGCCAAGAATGCTCGAAGGTGGTCGTGGTAGTACGGTACTGCAAACAGGTTCCGATCTCTTTGATTCTGAATCTGAAGCGATCGTTTTTTATCGTATTGGCTGGCTAAACCCCGATGGCATCTTGCCTCGTGGTAGCGTGCAGTCAGTAGCTTATGTTGTTCAAAATAATAATTTAGAGCGCTGGTATTTTCCGTATCCAGAGCCTGAATTTGGCGCAGAGCCGATAAAGACCATAGTGATAAGAAATGTGCTGTCGGTTGAGTACTCTTTTTTCGTGGAAGATAAGTGGCAGCGCAAAGTCGAAGCGACAACTCTTCCTAAAGGGATTGCGATGGAAGTTGAGGTCGAAGGGCTGGGCAAAATCCAACGTAAGTTTCTGCTGCCCGTAGGCGCAATCGCCACGAAAAGTAGCGATGATAACAACGATAGTAATTCTGACAATAATAACTCCGGTAGTAATAATTCAGGTGGCAATAGCGGCGGCAATAATACAGGCGGCGAAAATAACAACCGAGATGATAACGGTAGGAAGATAGACAACAATGGCTAA